In a genomic window of Melanotaenia boesemani isolate fMelBoe1 chromosome 1, fMelBoe1.pri, whole genome shotgun sequence:
- the tmem39a gene encoding transmembrane protein 39A, producing the protein MPGGRRGPSRQQISRSALPSLQTLVGGSVSNGTGLRSRNSNSVGLSAPPLSALITPEPVRHSRIPELPLDSGLLFEFLLFLYLLVALFVQYINIYRTVWWYPYSHPAASTSLNFHLMDYHLAIFITVMLARRLVWTIVSEVSQSSGGSLLRYVALIAARLSLLTLCGWVLCWTLVNLCKNYSVLNLLFLGYPFGVYVPLCCFHQEGGKSQTATADCDYPTDHQQADMAESPFFRPRDFLLLLRENLREQFSSPPHMPTHTCPPHTHSDTPELIRAEVEELKSDFNRRIKEVLFNSLFSAYYVAFLPLCFVKSTQYYDMRWSCEHLIMVWINAFVMLMSQLLPPSYCDLLHRSAAHLGRWQKLEHGSYSNTPQHVWSDSTIWPQGVLVRHSRSLYKAVGPYNVALPSDVSHARFYFLFHKPLRILNLLIWIESSVVLYQLYSLLRSERWNHTLSLGLILFCNYYVLFKLLRDRIVLGKAYSFPLSSNSLELKSQ; encoded by the exons ATGCCAGGAGGCCGCAGGGGTCCCAGCAGACAGCAGATAAGTCGCTCCGCTCTGCCGTCCCTGCAGACTCTAGTTGGAGGCAGCGTCAGCAATGGCACAGGCCTCAGAAGCAG GAACAGTAACTCTGTGGGTCTGTCAGCCCCTCCTCTTTCTGCCCTCATCACTCCGGAACCGGTCCGTCACTCGAGGATTCCCGAGCTGCCGTTGGACAGCGGCCTGCTGTTCGAGTTCCTGCTCTTTCTTTACTTGCTGGTTGccttgtttgtccagtatatcAACATCTACAGGACAGTGTGGTGGTACCCATACAGTCACCCTGCTGCCTCTACCTCGCTT AACTTTCATCTAATGGACTATCACCTGGCTATCTTCATCACTGTCATGTTGGCCAGGAGGCTTGTTTGGACCATTGTTTCGGAG GTGTCTCAAAGCAGCGGAGGATCACTACTTCGCTATGTGGCACTGATTGCAGCTCGACTCAGCTTGCTGACGTTGTGTGGCTGGGTGCTCTGCTGGACGCTGGTCAACCTTTGCAAGAACTACTCTGTGCtcaacctcctcttcctcggATACCC ATTTGGTGTGTACGTCCCGCTCTGCTGTTTCCATCAGGAGGGAGGGAAAAGCCAAACAGCAACAGCTGACTGCGATTACCCAACTGACCACCAGCAAGCCGACATGGCTGAGTCGCCATTCTTTCGGCCACGAGACTTCCTCCTCTTGTTGCGAGAGAATCTAAGAGAGCAGTTTTCCAGCCCCCCACACATGCCCACTCACACCtgcccaccacacacacactcagacacgcCAGAGCTGATTCGAGCAGAAGTGGAGGAGCTGAAGAGCGACTTCAACCGACGAATCAAGGAAGTGCTGTTCAACTCTCTGTTCAGTGCTTACTATGTAGCCTTCCTGCCACTCTGCTTTGTTAAG AGTACCCAGTACTATGACATGCGCTGGTCATGTGAACATCTGATTATGGTGTGGATCAATGCATTTGTAATGTTAATGAGCCAACTGCTGCCTCCCAGCTACTGCGACCTGCTTCATCGCTCAGCGGCCCACCTGGGCCGCTGGCAGAAACTAGAGCACGGATCATACAGTAACACACCTCAGCATGT GTGGTCAGACAGCACCATTTGGCCACAGGGGGTGTTGGTACGACACAGTCGGAGTCTGTATAAGGCAGTCGGACCCTATAATGTTGCTCTGCCCTCTGATGTTTCTCATGCAAGGTTTTAT TTCCTGTTCCACAAGCCATTGCGGATCCTGAACCTGCTGATATGGATCGAATCCAGTGTGGTTTTATATCAGTTATACTCTCTGTTGCGCTCTGAGCGTTGGAACCACACTTTGTCTCTGGGCCTTATTCTCTTCTGCAACTACTACGTGCTTTTTAAACTGCTCCGAGACCGCATTGTGCTGGGCAAAGCGTATTCCTTCCCTCTGTCCTCCAACAGTTTGGAGCTCAAGTCGCAGTAA
- the LOC121638145 gene encoding serine protease 23-like: protein MRSRSALHRFTTILCLLFLPLVFSSSSRPQWILQHVPVVLPQQTEARPEPHFLSPARLDVTSNCDPECHKKAPRPSYWDLRRLLAYETLHSDGRLTETAIGIYGYNPSSNTSPAYTGSAGKAKRSHVRRKRQIFGHDGRFSIAGQNYLLKYPFSVAVKLSTGCSGTLVGDRHVLTAAHCVHDGKNYVKGAQKLRVGFLKPKQRDTQSSLTYLPSNFTNHIKEDPASYAPPTTERMKFQWIRAKRTHVPKGWIKGNANDIGMDYDYALLELKKPHKRRHMKLGVSPPAQRLPGRRVHFSGFDNDRPGQLVYRFCQATEETSDLLYQHCDAQPGASGSGVYARMWNGQRRRWERKVIGVFSGHQWVERQGASQEFNVAVRITPLKYAQICYWIKGNFVDCREG from the exons ATGCGCTCCCGGTCTGCGTTACACCG GTTTACCACCAtcctttgtctcctttttcttcctcttgttttctcttcctcctcacgACCTCAGTGGATTCTTCAGCATGTCCCTGTGGTCCTGCCCCAGCAGACAGAGGCACGGCCAGAGCCTCATTTCCTGTCTCCAGCCCGTTTGGACGTCACTTCAAACTGTGACCCAGAATGCCACAAGAAAGCCCCTCGCCCAAGCTACTGGGATTTGCGGCGTCTTTTGGCCTACGAGACTCTGCATTCTGATGGCCGACTCACTGAGACCGCCATTGGAATTTATGGCTACAACCCCAGTTCAAACACCAGTCCTGCCTACACTGGTTCTGCTGGTAAGGCTAAGAGGTCACATGTCAGAAGAAAACGGCAGATATTCGGCCATGATGGACGTTTTAGTATCGCAGGACAGAACTACCTGCTGAAGTATCCATTCTCAGTGGCTGTCAAATTGTCAACTGGGTGTTCTGGCACACTAGTGGGGGACCGCCATGTACTCACAGCTGCACATTGTGTCCATGATGGTAAAAACTATGTTAAAGGAGCACAGAAGCTTCGTGTTGGCTTTTTAAAACCTAAGCAACGAGACACACAATCTTCTCTCACTTATCTTCCCTCCAACTTTACCAATCACATTAAAGAAGACCCTGCTTCATATGCCCCACCAACCACTGAAAGAATGAAGTTCCAATGGATCAGAGCCAAGCGCACCCATGTTCCAAAGGGATGGATTAAAGGGAATGCCAACGACATTGGGATGGACTATGACTATGCTTTGCTTGAACTCAAGAAACCCCACAAACGCCGCCACATGAAGCTAGGTGTCAGCCCCCCAGCTCAAAGACTGCCTGGACGCCGGGTTCACTTTTCAGGATTTGATAATGACCGTCCAGGACAGCTGGTGTATCGATTCTGTCAAGCCACAGAGGAGACGTCAGACTTGTTGTACCAGCACTGTGATGCTCAGCCTGGGGCCAGCGGGTCAGGAGTCTATGCCCGGATGTGGAACGGGCAGCGCCGGCGTTGGGAGCGGAAGGTCATAGGTGTGTTTTCTGGGCACCAGTGGGTGGAACGACAAGGAGCCTCTCAGGAATTTAATGTAGCTGTAAGGATCACACCACTCAAATATGCACAGATCTGCTACTGGATTAAAGGAAACTTTGTAGACTGCAGAGAGGGGTGA